In Desulfatibacillum aliphaticivorans DSM 15576, one genomic interval encodes:
- the rimO gene encoding 30S ribosomal protein S12 methylthiotransferase RimO encodes MNSNTDNQEIVHLVSLGCVRNLVDSELILGALASGGFALTEDPAEAETIIINSCGFVRAAVDETIDVVLEMAHYKEEGRCQRLVLCGCMAQRYGKELEEALPELDMVIGPGAHKDIVELLRRPTGFICQVPDPSTAPLQQASFPRICSTPHMAYIKISEGCPDRCTFCMIPQLRGAWRSRPLDDIVEEAGNLIQWGAKEIILVAQDTTAYGLDFDKQNRTSLDQLLSSLCRLEGETRFRFLYGHPNRVTDALLETAASQPRVCSYFDLPVQHGSDRILKMMGRKNTRDEMLRLFEKIRATVPDVALRTTALVGFPGETEEDFNQLVEFVQEARFDHLGVFAYSDAEEIPSHRLPNHVPEDTAVKRRDYIMDRQNTISLDNNADRVGKIYTALVLGESGDPEYPYWGKTCLQAPDVDGVTLIQGEDLEPGRLARVTVHGADVYDLLAETKDE; translated from the coding sequence ATGAATTCAAACACTGACAATCAGGAAATCGTTCATCTTGTCAGCCTGGGATGCGTTCGCAACCTGGTGGACAGCGAACTGATTCTGGGCGCCCTGGCCTCGGGGGGCTTCGCCCTGACCGAGGATCCGGCCGAGGCGGAAACCATCATCATCAACTCCTGCGGTTTTGTCCGGGCCGCCGTGGACGAAACCATCGACGTGGTTTTGGAAATGGCCCACTACAAAGAGGAAGGCCGGTGCCAAAGGCTTGTCCTGTGCGGCTGCATGGCCCAGCGATACGGCAAGGAATTGGAGGAAGCCCTCCCGGAACTGGACATGGTGATAGGGCCGGGCGCGCATAAGGACATCGTGGAACTGCTTAGGCGGCCCACAGGTTTTATCTGCCAGGTTCCCGATCCATCCACGGCGCCCTTGCAGCAGGCGAGCTTCCCAAGGATTTGCAGCACGCCCCATATGGCCTACATCAAAATTTCCGAAGGCTGCCCGGACCGCTGCACCTTTTGCATGATCCCCCAATTGCGCGGGGCGTGGCGAAGCCGGCCCCTGGACGACATTGTGGAGGAGGCGGGAAACCTGATCCAGTGGGGGGCCAAGGAAATCATCCTGGTCGCCCAGGACACCACGGCCTACGGCCTGGATTTTGACAAGCAAAACCGCACCAGCCTGGATCAACTCTTAAGCAGCCTCTGCCGGTTGGAAGGGGAGACGCGCTTCCGCTTTTTATACGGGCATCCCAACCGGGTGACGGACGCGCTGCTTGAGACGGCGGCCTCCCAGCCCCGGGTGTGCTCTTATTTCGACCTGCCCGTGCAGCACGGCAGCGACCGCATTTTGAAAATGATGGGGCGAAAAAATACACGGGACGAAATGCTCCGGCTGTTCGAAAAAATCCGGGCGACAGTCCCTGACGTCGCCCTGCGGACCACGGCCCTGGTGGGCTTCCCGGGCGAAACGGAAGAGGATTTCAACCAACTGGTGGAATTCGTTCAGGAGGCGAGGTTCGACCACTTGGGAGTTTTCGCCTACTCGGACGCCGAGGAAATCCCCTCCCACCGCCTGCCCAACCACGTGCCGGAGGATACGGCCGTCAAGCGCCGGGATTACATCATGGACAGGCAGAATACGATTTCCCTCGACAATAACGCCGACCGTGTGGGAAAAATCTACACAGCTTTGGTGCTGGGGGAAAGCGGCGATCCCGAATACCCGTATTGGGGGAAAACCTGCCTCCAGGCCCCGGACGTGGACGGCGTGACCTTGATCCAGGGGGAAGACCTGGAGCCCGGCCGACTGGCCCGCGTGACCGTGCACGGGGCGGACGTCTACGACCTGTTGGCGGAAACAAAAGACGAATAA